The Burkholderia mallei ATCC 23344 genome has a window encoding:
- a CDS encoding porin translates to MKKHRRLAGTTAISASLAACAGLASGHALAQSSVTLYGIMDAGIEYVNHAAPDGGGAFRMKSGNKNTSRWGLRGVEDLGGGLKAVFRLESGIDLANGAFDDGPDSIFARRATVGLKGQWGELTLGRNFTPTYDYMLPFDPMGYAQNYSWATSSTATGGRKDGLFTRSSNAVRYDGAYGGLRFGAMYGFGNVPGSMKTSSKYDFALGYESGPFAAVVTFDRQNGAADSVTPADPVNYVQGIHAGVSYDFGRLKTMAGYRNYRRTYHTAAATQLSDMYWLGGSYDFTPAFSLTGALYHQNIKGGTDADPTLVSLRAQYALSKRTVLYAAGGFAIAKHRQNVSVSRDSVGYADTQLGVTVGMQQRF, encoded by the coding sequence ATGAAAAAGCATCGCCGCCTTGCCGGCACGACTGCGATCTCAGCGAGCCTCGCCGCGTGCGCGGGCCTCGCGTCCGGCCACGCGCTCGCGCAATCGAGCGTCACGCTGTACGGGATCATGGACGCGGGCATCGAATACGTGAACCACGCGGCGCCCGACGGCGGCGGCGCGTTCCGGATGAAATCGGGCAACAAGAACACTTCGCGCTGGGGTCTGCGCGGCGTCGAGGATCTCGGCGGCGGGCTGAAGGCGGTGTTCCGGCTCGAAAGCGGGATCGATCTCGCGAACGGCGCGTTCGACGACGGCCCCGACTCGATCTTCGCGCGGCGCGCGACGGTCGGCCTCAAGGGCCAGTGGGGCGAGCTCACGCTCGGGCGCAACTTCACGCCCACGTACGACTACATGCTGCCGTTCGACCCGATGGGCTACGCGCAGAACTATTCGTGGGCGACGTCCTCGACGGCCACGGGCGGCCGCAAGGACGGCCTCTTCACGCGCTCGTCGAACGCGGTGCGCTACGACGGCGCGTACGGCGGCCTGCGCTTCGGCGCGATGTACGGCTTCGGCAACGTGCCGGGCAGCATGAAGACGAGCTCGAAATACGATTTCGCGCTCGGCTACGAGAGCGGCCCGTTTGCCGCGGTCGTCACGTTCGACCGCCAGAACGGCGCGGCCGACAGCGTGACCCCGGCGGACCCCGTCAATTACGTGCAGGGCATTCACGCGGGCGTCAGCTACGACTTCGGCCGCCTGAAGACGATGGCGGGCTACCGCAACTACCGCCGCACGTATCACACGGCGGCGGCGACGCAATTGAGCGACATGTACTGGCTCGGCGGCTCGTACGACTTCACGCCGGCGTTCTCGCTGACGGGCGCGCTCTACCACCAGAACATCAAGGGCGGCACCGACGCCGATCCGACGCTCGTGTCGCTGCGCGCGCAATACGCGCTGTCCAAGCGCACGGTGCTGTACGCGGCGGGCGGCTTCGCGATCGCCAAGCACCGGCAGAACGTCAGCGTGTCGCGCGACTCGGTCGGATACGCGGATACGCAGCTCGGCGTGACCGTCGGGATGCAGCAGCGGTTCTAA
- a CDS encoding quinone oxidoreductase family protein: MKAAVVHRAGERPTYAEFEPPRALPGHRLIDVSASALSRLAQARASGAHYSSTGGFSFVAGVDGVGRLDDGRRVYFFGPPAPFGALAERTLVPAAQCIPLPDSIDDATAAAIAIPGMSSWAALTERARLAAGETVLVNGATGASGRLAVRIAKHLGAASVIATGRNAHALDALSSAGADATISLAQDDEQVARAFEAHFRAGVDVVLDYLWGVSARAALLAAAKAPQQARPVRFVQIGTIGGADLPLPGAVLRASAITLMGSGLGSIALPRLLNAARAVLGAACEARLRIDTRTVPLADVDAHWGDTGSTLRPVFTMRAPG, encoded by the coding sequence ATGAAAGCTGCTGTCGTACACCGCGCGGGCGAGCGCCCGACTTATGCCGAATTCGAGCCGCCGCGCGCGTTGCCCGGCCATCGCCTGATCGACGTGAGCGCGTCCGCGTTGAGCCGGCTCGCGCAGGCGCGCGCGTCGGGCGCGCATTATTCGTCGACGGGCGGCTTTTCGTTCGTCGCGGGCGTCGACGGCGTGGGGCGTCTGGACGACGGACGGCGCGTGTACTTCTTCGGCCCGCCGGCGCCGTTCGGCGCGCTGGCCGAGCGTACCCTCGTGCCAGCAGCGCAGTGCATCCCGTTGCCCGATTCGATCGACGATGCGACGGCGGCGGCCATCGCGATTCCGGGCATGTCGTCGTGGGCGGCGTTGACCGAGCGCGCGCGGCTCGCCGCGGGCGAGACGGTGCTCGTGAACGGCGCGACGGGCGCGTCGGGGCGGCTCGCGGTGCGCATCGCGAAGCATCTCGGCGCCGCGAGCGTGATCGCGACGGGGCGCAACGCACACGCGCTCGATGCGCTGAGCTCCGCGGGCGCCGACGCGACGATCTCGCTTGCGCAGGATGACGAACAGGTGGCGCGCGCGTTCGAGGCGCACTTTCGCGCGGGCGTGGATGTCGTGCTCGATTATCTGTGGGGCGTGAGTGCGCGCGCGGCCCTGCTCGCCGCGGCGAAGGCGCCGCAGCAGGCGCGCCCGGTGCGCTTCGTGCAGATCGGCACGATCGGCGGTGCCGATCTGCCGTTGCCGGGCGCGGTGCTGCGCGCGAGCGCGATCACGCTGATGGGCAGCGGGCTCGGCAGCATCGCGCTGCCGCGCCTGCTGAACGCGGCGCGGGCGGTGCTCGGCGCGGCGTGCGAGGCCCGGCTGCGGATCGACACGCGAACCGTGCCGCTCGCGGACGTCGACGCGCATTGGGGCGACACGGGCAGCACGCTACGCCCGGTGTTCACGATGCGCGCGCCGGGATGA